In Dunckerocampus dactyliophorus isolate RoL2022-P2 chromosome 14, RoL_Ddac_1.1, whole genome shotgun sequence, one DNA window encodes the following:
- the col9a1b gene encoding collagen, type IX, alpha 1b, translating into MARAPGYRWPLLGLLLHFVLLCSAQRSQGPPGPAGVPGIDGIAGERGSDGPDGPAGPDGEPGKAGSSGLPGIPGNDGLTGPIGEPGPDGPPGQKGEPGTNGPRGAAGVGPDGPPGPPGPGGLPGEVGRTGPPGPMGVRGPQGPRGPTGPRGAAGMLGSADLCPNSCPPGTSGHPGLPGMKGHKGVKGEAGEPGKQGHKGEEGDQGGPGEVGSQGPTGSQGIRGATGMMGPKGEMGARGPDGDPGPQGVAGATGDQGQRGVMGEPGPKGEQGAQGPRGITGLPGPKGDAGLPGVDGREGIPGMPGAKGDIGKPGLAGEVGLQGHPGLPGSPGPKGQSGTKGDAGQTGFPGTMGSAGKMGERGEQGEVGPVGPIGEPGELGEQGPLGPAGKAGARGPKGDPGLPGLPGPPGVPGIKGERGERGEGGPKGEQGLQGDEGNPGEKGDNGQPGESGAKGETGNPGEPGRRGPEGGRGQPGVEGPPGTPGPRGMQGNRGPPGVRGTQGPAGKEPSDQHIKQVCMRVMQEQLAQLAASLRRPESGVVGLPGKPGPPGPPGAPGDNGFPGQAGTRGLPGLKGPPGPIGVKGPKGEMGDRGSRGPTVRGAKGQQGPPGLPGEAGKPGYGQDGRDGQRGPPGLPGQPGVPGPPGAAGPNGYCDPSSCNLSAGQQSVDVKGPARN; encoded by the exons ATGGCTCGGGCCCCCGGCTATCGATGGCCTCTCCTGGGGCTGCTTCtgcactttgtccttctttgcTCGGCTCAA AGGAGCCAAGGACCTCCTGGACCTGCAGGTGTACCAGGAATTGATGGCATTGCT ggGGAAAGGGGATCAGATGGCCCTGACGGTCCCGCT GGACCTGATGGGGAGCCTGGTAAAGCTGGCTCTTCGGGATTACCTGGGATTCCTGGAAATGAT GGTTTGACCGGCCCTATTGGAGAACCAGGCCCTGACGGTCCCCCCGGACAGAAA GGTGAACCTGGAACAAATGGACCTCGTGGAGCTGCT GGTGTTGGGCCTGATGGACCCCCT GGGCCTCCTGGGCCAGGAGGGCTTCCGGGTGAAGTTGGAAGAACAGGGCCACCT GGACCGATGGGTGTGAGAGGACCACAAGGACCTCGTGGACCGACAGGGCCCAGA GGGGCAGCTGGGATGCTAGGAAGTGCCGACCTG tgtcccaactcttGTCCACCTGGAACATCTGGACATCCTGGTCTTCCTGGCATGAAG GGCCACAAAGGTGTCAAAGGTGAAGCAGGGGAACCTGGAAAGCAAGGGCACAAG GGGGAGGAAGGAGACCAAGGAGGTCCAGGGGAGGTTGGCTCACAAGGACCAACG gGTAGCCAGGGGATCCGTGGAGCCACAGGGATGATGGGCCCTAAAGGAGAGATG GGGGCTCGTGGTCCTGATGGAGATCCAGGTCCTCAGGGTGTTGCCGGGGCAACA GGTGATCAGGGTCAGCGAGGTGTGATGGGTGAGCCTGGGCCTAAAGGCGAGCAG GGTGCCCAAGGCCCAAGAGGGATCACAGGTCTTCCAGGTCCGAAGGGAGACGCT GGTTTACCAGGTGTGGACGGTCGTGAGGGTATTCCTGGCATGCCGGGAGCAAAG GGAGACATTGGAAAACCTGGACTTGCTGGAGAGGTTGGCCTTCAGGGACATCCT GGTCTGCCTGGCTCACCTGGACCAAAAGGACAGAGTGGCACAAAG gGTGATGCTGGTCAAACAGGCTTCCCTGGAACAATGGGTTCAGCTGGAAAAATG GGCGAGCGTGGGGAACAAGGTGAGGTTGGACCTGTTGGACCCATCGGGGAACCT GGAGAATTAGGAGAACAAGGCCCATTGGGTCCTGCCGGCAAAGCGGGTGCCAGG GGACCCAAAGGTGACCCCGGTCTTCCTGGTCTTCCTGGCCCTCCAGGCGTTCCTGGAATTAAAGGAGAGAGG GGTGAGCGTGGAGAAGGAGGACCCAAGGGAGAGCAG GGTCTGCAAGGTGATGAAGGCAACCCTGGAGAGAAAGGAGATAAT GGCCAACCTGGAGAATCTGGAGCAAAGGGCGAG ACTGGCAACCCCGGCGAGCCTGGCAGAAGAGGTCCAGAAGGAGGTCGAGGGCAGCCCGGTGTTGAGGGGCCTCCTGGAACACCTGGACCACGAGGCATGCAGGGGAACCGAGGTCCACCTGGAGTCAGAGGAACACAAGGTCCTGCG GGTAAAGAGCCAAGCGACCAGCACATCAAGCAGGTGTGCATGCGAGTCATGCAAG AACAACTGGCCCAGTTAGCAGCTAGTTTGAGAAGGCCCGAGTCAGGTGTGGTTGGTTTACCTGGCAAACCCGGACCTCCAGGACCTCCTGGGGCTCCCGGAGACAACGGATTCCCAGGACAGGCAGGAACAAGAGGACTTCCTGGACTTAAAGGACCGCCAGGACCGATTGGAGTAAAAGGACCCAAAG GTGAAATGGGCGACAGAGGCTCCCGAGGGCCCACTGTGCGAGGAGCCAAAGGTCAGCAAGGACCTCCAGGACTTCCTG GTGAAGCAGGCAAACCTGGTTACGGTCAGGACGGTCGTGACGGCCAGAGAGGACCTCCCGGTCTTCCTGGACAGCCCGGTGTACCTGGACCTCCTGGTGCAGCAGGTCCTAACGGTTACTGCGACCCGTCCTCATGCAACCTGTCGGCGGGCCAGCAGTCTGTGGACGTGAAGGGACCTGCAAGGAACTAA